From one Lolium rigidum isolate FL_2022 chromosome 4, APGP_CSIRO_Lrig_0.1, whole genome shotgun sequence genomic stretch:
- the LOC124708043 gene encoding legumin B-like, with product MAVDLTPRQPTKAYGGDGGAYFEWSPAELPMLGVASIGAAKLSLAAGGMSLPSYSDSAKVAYVLQGKGTVGIVLPEATKEKVVAIKEGDALALPFGVTTWWHNTPEASTELVVLFLGDTSKGHKPGQFTNFQLTGSSGIFTGFSTEFVGRAWDLKQDDAAKLVSSQPASGIVKLTAGKKLPEPVPEDRKGMALNCLEAKLDVDIPNGGRVVVLNTVNLPLVKEVGLGADLVRIDAHSMCSPGFSCDSAYQVTYIVRGSGRVQVVGPDGKRVLETRIEGGSLFIVPRFHVVSKIADASGMEWFSIITTPNPIFSHLAGKTSVWKAISPEVLEASFNTTPEMEKLFRSKRLDSEIFFAPN from the exons ATGGCCGTCGATCTGACCCCGAGGCAGCCCACCAAGGcctacggcggcgacggcggcgcctacTTCGAGTGGAGCCCCGCGGAGCTGCCCATGCTCGGCGTCGCCTCCATCGGCGCCGCCAAGCTCTCGCTCGCCGCCGGCGGCATGTCCCTCCCCAGCTACTCCGACTCCGCCAAGGTCGCCTACGTCCTCCAAG GCAAGGGAACCGTCGGCATTGTTCTGCCTGAGGCCACCAAGGAGAAGGTGGTTGCCATCAAGGAGGGTGACGCTCTGGCGCTCCCCTTCGGCGTTaccacctggtggcacaacacccCCGAGGCGTCGACCGAgctggtcgtcctcttcctcggcgACACTTCCAAGGGCCACAAGCCCGGCCAGTTCACCAACTTCCAGCTCACTGGCTCTAGCGGCATCTTCACCGGCTTCTCCACGGAGTTTGTCGGCCGTGCCTGGGACCTCAAGCAGGATGACGCCGCAAAGCTCGTCTCCAGCCAGCCTGCCTCCGGCATCGTCAAGCTCACCGCCGGGAAGAAGCTCCCGGAGCCCGTCCCTGAGGACCGCAAGGGCATGGCACTCAACTGCCTGGAGGCCAAGCTGGACGTGGACATCCCCAACGGTGGCCGCGTGGTGGTGCTCAACACCGTGAACCTGCCGCTGGTGAAGGAGGTCGGCCTTGGTGCTGACCTTGTCAGGATCGATGCCCACTCCATGTGCTCGCCTGGGTTCTCCTGCGATTCTGCCTATCAGGTGACTTACATCGTCCGTGGCAGTGGCCGTGTTCAGGTCGTTGGCCCTGATGGCAAGCGTGTTCTGGAGACCCGCATTGagggaggctcccttttcatcgtGCCCCGCTTCCACGTCGTGTCCAAGATCGCCGATGCCTCCGGCATGGAGTGgttctccatcatcaccacccCCAA CCCGATCTTCAGCCACCTTGCTGGGAAGACCTCGGTGTGGAAGGCGATCTCGCCGGAGGTGCTGGAGGCGTCCTTCAACACGACGCCCGAGATGGAGAAGCTCTTCCGGTCCAAGAGGCTCGACTCCGAGATCTTCTTCGCCCCCAACTAG
- the LOC124708242 gene encoding probable glutathione S-transferase DHAR1, cytosolic, protein MTVEVCVKAAVGHPDTLGDCPFSQRVLLTLEEKKVAYQMKLIDVSNKPKWFLEINPEGKVPVFNSGDGKWIADSDVITQIIEEKYPTPSLVTPPEYASVGSKIFSTFIAFLKSKDATDGTEKALVDELEALDAHLKAHGPYINGENVSAADLSLGPKLFHLQVALDHFKGWKIPETLTGVHAYTEALFSRESFVKTKPAKEHLIAGWAPKVNP, encoded by the exons atgacTGTGGAGGTGTGCGTCAAGGCCGCCGTCGGCCACCCCGACACGCTCGGCGACT GCCCCTTCTCCCAGAGGGTGCTGCTCACGCTGGAGGAGAAGAAGGTGGCCTACCAGATGAAGCTCATCGACGTCAGCAACAAGCCCAAGTG GTTCCTGGAGATCAACCCAGAGGGGAAGGTGCCTGTGTTTAACAGTGGTGATGGTAAATGGATTGCTGATTCCGATGTAATCACTCAGATCATTGAGGAGAAGTACCCAACTCCATCACTTGTCACCCCTCCTGAGTATGCATCAGT GGGCTCAAAGATCTTCTCAACCTTCATCGCGTTCTTGAAGAGCAAGGATGCCACGGATGGCACAGAGAAGGCACTTGTTGACGAGCTGGAGGCACTCGATGCGCACCTAAAAGCTCAT GGCCCCTACATCAACGGGGAGAATGTATCGGCTGCAGATCTGAGCCTGGGCCCGAAGCTGTTCCATCTCCAGGTTGCCCTGGATCATTTCAAGGGCTGGAAGATTCCTGAAACCCTGACCGGCGTCCACGCCTACACTGAG GCCCTCTTCAGCCGAGAATCCTTCGTGAAGACAAAGCCAGCCAAGGAGCACCTGATCGCCGGATGGGCGCCCAAGGTGAACCCGTAA